The following are encoded together in the Vigna unguiculata cultivar IT97K-499-35 chromosome 2, ASM411807v1, whole genome shotgun sequence genome:
- the LOC114174002 gene encoding glycerol-3-phosphate acyltransferase, chloroplastic isoform X2 — translation MQEVYNNYKSAVIQSGDPKANEIVLSNMIALLDRVFLDVTDPFVFQPHHKAKREPFDYYVFGQNYIRPLVDFKNSYVGNMPLFIEMEEKLKQGHNIILMSNHQTEADPAIIALLLETRLPYIAENLTYVAGDRVITDPLSKPFSIGRNLICVYSKKHMLDDPALVETKRTANIRALKEMAMLLRNGSQIVWIAPSGGRDRPDAQTREWVPAPFDISSVDNMRRLVEHSGPPGHVYPLAILCHDIMPPPLKVEKEIGEKRIISFHGAGISVAPAISFSEATATCENPENAKDVFTKALYDSVTEQYNVLKSAIHGKKGFEASTPVVSLSQPWK, via the exons GTTATCCAAAGTGGAGATCCCAAGGCAAATGAGATTGTACTGTCAAATATGATTGCTTTATTAGATCGAGTATTTTTGGATGTGACG GatccttttgtttttcaacCACACCACAAGGCAAAGAGAGAGCCTTTTGACTACTACGTGTTTGGGCAGAATTACATCCGTCCTTTAGTTGATTTCAA AAATTCTTATGTTGGCAACATGCCCCTTTTCATTGAAATGGAAGAGAAACTTAAGCAG GGACACAACATCATCTTGATGTCAAATCACCAAACTGAAGCTGATCCAGCCATCATTGCATTGCTTCTTGAAACACGACTCCCATATATAGCTGAAAACCTG ACCTATGTTGCAGGAGATAGAGTTATAACTGATCCTCTGTCCAAACCATTCAGTATTGGCAG GAATCTCATTTGTGTTTACTCTAAAAAGCACATGCTTGATGATCCAGCACTTGTAGAGACGAAAAGAACTGCAAACATACGAGCTCTGAAGGAAATGGCTATGCTTTTAAG GAATGGATCACAAATAGTCTGGATTGCCCCTAGCGGTGGTAGGGATCGCCCAGATGCCCAGACCAGAGAATGGGTGCCG GCACCCTTTGATATTTCTTCGGTAGATAATATGCGAAGACTTGTTGAACATTCAGGTCCACCAGGTCATGTATATCCTTTGGCGATATTATGCCATGATATAATGCCCCCTCCGCTAAAG GTCGAGAAAGAAATTGGGGAGAAAAGAATTATATCCTTTCATGGGGCTGGCATATCAGTGGCTCCAGCGATAAGCTTTTCTGAAGCCACTGCTACTTGTGAAAATCCTGAAAAT GCTAAGGACGTTTTCACAAAAGCCCTGTACGATTCTGTGACTGAGCAATATAATGTGCTGAAATCTGCTATACATGGAAAAAAAGGATTTGAAGCATCAACTCCTGTAGTTTCTTTGTCACAGCCATGGAAGTAG